The following proteins are encoded in a genomic region of Sebastes fasciatus isolate fSebFas1 chromosome 12, fSebFas1.pri, whole genome shotgun sequence:
- the iffo1b gene encoding non-homologous end joining factor IFFO1 isoform X2: MPDLQRFSFPYHSMNPLLGANTHLLLQQQQQHPQQHQSPGHPDSPSGLLPDNIFGGQEDPTSFLLGEHQQYGSGPDYHHPGPDFTAPSQTSPYLHHLHHQSPYQHPPAAMALRNDLGSNISVLKTLNLRFRCFLAKVHELERRNKILEKQLQQALDANKGCQSGCCESSRGHTQEAGVQTGFVGTIPLRPGSLPFHNTNNSARRPTTLFTPSSLHQTAAENYSSTQTTCNPSITISQASPCVDSPSSGFKTFSTTTSSGPGSSTTNPPPRFLPGNVWSYNHTRKYGPGAERLASPGVSWGHPDGVGVQIDTITPEIRALYNVLGKVKRERDEYKRRWEEEYTMRVDLEQKITDLEEDLQESEGCQDELALRVQQLKAELVLFKGLMSNNLSELDSKIQEKAMKVDMDICRRIDITARLCDVAQQRNCEDVIQMYQVTNNQSSLNYRRKQTPLSNGSECDEPVSTSESDGAKEEEHCGSSANQINEEMQRMLNQLRECEFEDDCDSLAWEETEETLLLWEDFPGCALPPDPTHPPGEQEDCLEKVINDTECLFKSREKEYQETIDQIELELATAKSDMNRHLHEYMEMCSMKRGLDVQMETCRRLITQTGDSNPATPAPAEDGDQRESDRSSSSPPSSSSAGRS, translated from the exons ATGCCAGATCTGCAGCGCTTTAGTTTTCCATACCATAGCATGAATCCTTTGTTGGGGGCCAACACGCATCTCCTcctccaacaacaacagcagcatccTCAGCAGCATCAGAGTCCAGGACACCCGGACTCTCCATCAGGCCTCCTGCCGGACAACATCTTCGGTGGACAAGAGGACCCGACGTCCTTTTTGCTGGGTGAGCATCAGCAGTACGGATCTGGGCCTGATTATCATCATCCGGGTCCTGACTTCACCGCACCCTCACAGACCTCACCttacctccatcacctccaccaCCAGAGTCCCTACCAGCACCCCCCTGCAGCCATGGCTCTCAGAAACGACCTGGGATCAAACATCAGCGTCCTCAAAACTCTCAACCTGAGGTTCAGATGCTTTCTGGCCAAAGTGCATGAATTAGAGCGAAGAAATAAGATTTTAgagaagcagctgcagcaggcgCTGGATGCCAACAAGGGCTGTCAGAGTGGATGCTGTGAGAGCAGCAGGGGTCACACCCAGGAGGCAGGTGTTCAGACTGGATTTGTGGGTACCATACCTCTCAGGCCTGGCTCTCTGCCCTTCCACAACACCAACAACTCAGCCAGGAGGCCTACAACACTGTTCACACCATCAAGCCTCCACCAAACAGCTGCTGAGAACTATAgttcaacccaaaccacctgTAACCCATCCATCACCATCAGCCAGGCCTCTCCCTGTGTGGACTCTCCTAGCTCTGGGTTCAAAACCTTCTCCACCACTACCAGCTCAGGTCCAGGGAGCTCCACCACCAACCCTCCTCCACGGTTCCTCCCAGGCAACGTCTGGTCCTACAACCACACCCGCAAGTATGGCCCTGGAGCGGAGCGTCTGGCCAGCCCAGGGGTATCCTGGGGGCACCCTGATGGAGTCGGGGTCCAGATTGACACCATCACCCCAGAGATAAGAGCCCTGTATAATGTCCTGGGCAAagtgaagagggagagagatgagtaTAAACGCAG ATGGGAAGAAGAATACACTATGAGGGTGGATCTGGAACAGAAAATTACGGACCTAGAAGAG GACCTGCAGGAGAGCGAAGGCTGTCAGGACGAGCTGGCTCTCAGAGTTCAGCAGCTGAAAGCAGAGCTAGTTCTCTTCAAAGGCCTCATGAGCAAT AACTTGTCGGAGTTGGACAGTAAGATCCAGGAGAAAGCCATGAAGGTGGACATGGACATCTGCCGCAGGATCGACATCACCGCTCGTCTCTGTGACGTAGCTCAGCAGAGGAACTGTGAAGATGTGATCCAGATGTACCAG GTTACTAACAACCAATCATCCCTAAACTACCGCCGGAAACAAACTCCTCTCTCCAACGGGAGCGAGTGTGACGAACCTGTCAGCACTTCTGAAAGTGACGGGGCCAAAGAGGAAGAGCACTGTGGctcatcagccaatcagatcaatGAGGAGATGCAGAGGATGCTGAACCAACT gcGTGAATGTGAGTTTGAGGATGATTGCGACAGTCTGGCCTGGGAGGAGACTGAAGAGACGCTGCTTCTTTGGGAGGACTTCCCAGGATGCGCTCTGCCCCCTgaccccacccacccaccaGGAGAG caGGAGGACTGTCTGGAAAAGGTGATTAATGACACAGAATGTCTTTTCAAGTCGCGAGAGAAGGAATACCAGGAGACAATCGACCAGATTGAG CTGGAACTGGCCACAGCAAAGAGCGACATGAACCGACACCTCCACGAGTACATGGAGATGTGCTCGATGAAGAGAGGCCTAGATGTTCAGATGGAGACCTGCAGGAGACTCATCACACAGACTGGAGACAG TAACCCAGCGACGCCTGCTCCTGCTGAGGACGGTGATCAGAGAGAAAGCGACAGGTCCTCATCCTCTCCACCTTCCTCCTCAAGCGCT
- the iffo1b gene encoding non-homologous end joining factor IFFO1 isoform X1 yields the protein MPDLQRFSFPYHSMNPLLGANTHLLLQQQQQHPQQHQSPGHPDSPSGLLPDNIFGGQEDPTSFLLGEHQQYGSGPDYHHPGPDFTAPSQTSPYLHHLHHQSPYQHPPAAMALRNDLGSNISVLKTLNLRFRCFLAKVHELERRNKILEKQLQQALDANKGCQSGCCESSRGHTQEAGVQTGFVGTIPLRPGSLPFHNTNNSARRPTTLFTPSSLHQTAAENYSSTQTTCNPSITISQASPCVDSPSSGFKTFSTTTSSGPGSSTTNPPPRFLPGNVWSYNHTRKYGPGAERLASPGVSWGHPDGVGVQIDTITPEIRALYNVLGKVKRERDEYKRRWEEEYTMRVDLEQKITDLEEDLQESEGCQDELALRVQQLKAELVLFKGLMSNNLSELDSKIQEKAMKVDMDICRRIDITARLCDVAQQRNCEDVIQMYQVTNNQSSLNYRRKQTPLSNGSECDEPVSTSESDGAKEEEHCGSSANQINEEMQRMLNQLRECEFEDDCDSLAWEETEETLLLWEDFPGCALPPDPTHPPGEQEDCLEKVINDTECLFKSREKEYQETIDQIELELATAKSDMNRHLHEYMEMCSMKRGLDVQMETCRRLITQTGDSVCLCFCLSNPATPAPAEDGDQRESDRSSSSPPSSSSAGRS from the exons ATGCCAGATCTGCAGCGCTTTAGTTTTCCATACCATAGCATGAATCCTTTGTTGGGGGCCAACACGCATCTCCTcctccaacaacaacagcagcatccTCAGCAGCATCAGAGTCCAGGACACCCGGACTCTCCATCAGGCCTCCTGCCGGACAACATCTTCGGTGGACAAGAGGACCCGACGTCCTTTTTGCTGGGTGAGCATCAGCAGTACGGATCTGGGCCTGATTATCATCATCCGGGTCCTGACTTCACCGCACCCTCACAGACCTCACCttacctccatcacctccaccaCCAGAGTCCCTACCAGCACCCCCCTGCAGCCATGGCTCTCAGAAACGACCTGGGATCAAACATCAGCGTCCTCAAAACTCTCAACCTGAGGTTCAGATGCTTTCTGGCCAAAGTGCATGAATTAGAGCGAAGAAATAAGATTTTAgagaagcagctgcagcaggcgCTGGATGCCAACAAGGGCTGTCAGAGTGGATGCTGTGAGAGCAGCAGGGGTCACACCCAGGAGGCAGGTGTTCAGACTGGATTTGTGGGTACCATACCTCTCAGGCCTGGCTCTCTGCCCTTCCACAACACCAACAACTCAGCCAGGAGGCCTACAACACTGTTCACACCATCAAGCCTCCACCAAACAGCTGCTGAGAACTATAgttcaacccaaaccacctgTAACCCATCCATCACCATCAGCCAGGCCTCTCCCTGTGTGGACTCTCCTAGCTCTGGGTTCAAAACCTTCTCCACCACTACCAGCTCAGGTCCAGGGAGCTCCACCACCAACCCTCCTCCACGGTTCCTCCCAGGCAACGTCTGGTCCTACAACCACACCCGCAAGTATGGCCCTGGAGCGGAGCGTCTGGCCAGCCCAGGGGTATCCTGGGGGCACCCTGATGGAGTCGGGGTCCAGATTGACACCATCACCCCAGAGATAAGAGCCCTGTATAATGTCCTGGGCAAagtgaagagggagagagatgagtaTAAACGCAG ATGGGAAGAAGAATACACTATGAGGGTGGATCTGGAACAGAAAATTACGGACCTAGAAGAG GACCTGCAGGAGAGCGAAGGCTGTCAGGACGAGCTGGCTCTCAGAGTTCAGCAGCTGAAAGCAGAGCTAGTTCTCTTCAAAGGCCTCATGAGCAAT AACTTGTCGGAGTTGGACAGTAAGATCCAGGAGAAAGCCATGAAGGTGGACATGGACATCTGCCGCAGGATCGACATCACCGCTCGTCTCTGTGACGTAGCTCAGCAGAGGAACTGTGAAGATGTGATCCAGATGTACCAG GTTACTAACAACCAATCATCCCTAAACTACCGCCGGAAACAAACTCCTCTCTCCAACGGGAGCGAGTGTGACGAACCTGTCAGCACTTCTGAAAGTGACGGGGCCAAAGAGGAAGAGCACTGTGGctcatcagccaatcagatcaatGAGGAGATGCAGAGGATGCTGAACCAACT gcGTGAATGTGAGTTTGAGGATGATTGCGACAGTCTGGCCTGGGAGGAGACTGAAGAGACGCTGCTTCTTTGGGAGGACTTCCCAGGATGCGCTCTGCCCCCTgaccccacccacccaccaGGAGAG caGGAGGACTGTCTGGAAAAGGTGATTAATGACACAGAATGTCTTTTCAAGTCGCGAGAGAAGGAATACCAGGAGACAATCGACCAGATTGAG CTGGAACTGGCCACAGCAAAGAGCGACATGAACCGACACCTCCACGAGTACATGGAGATGTGCTCGATGAAGAGAGGCCTAGATGTTCAGATGGAGACCTGCAGGAGACTCATCACACAGACTGGAGACAG cgtgtgtttgtgtttctgtctcagTAACCCAGCGACGCCTGCTCCTGCTGAGGACGGTGATCAGAGAGAAAGCGACAGGTCCTCATCCTCTCCACCTTCCTCCTCAAGCGCT
- the gapdh gene encoding glyceraldehyde-3-phosphate dehydrogenase: MVKVGINGFGRIGRLVTRAAFTSKQVEIVAINDPFIDLEYMVYMFKYDSTHGRFKGEVKMEGDKLIIDGQKITVFHERDPANIKWGDAGAQYVVESTGVFTTIEKASTHLKGGAKRVIISAPSADAPMFVMGVNHEKYDKSLTVVSNASCTTNCLAPLAKVINDNFGIIEGLMSTVHAITATQKTVDGPSGKLWRDGRGASQNIIPASTGAAKAVGKVIPELNGKLTGMAFRVPTPNVSVVDLTVRLEKPAKYEDIKKVVKAAAEGPMKGILGYTEHQVVSTDFNGDLHSSIFDAGAGIALNDHFVKLVSWYDNEFAYSNRVCDLMAHMASKE, encoded by the exons ATGGTGAAAGTTGGTATCAATGG ATTTGGCCGTATCGGTCGTCTGGTGACCCGTGCTGCATTCACCTCCAAGCAGGTGGAGATTGTGGCCATCAATGACCCTTTCATCGACCTGGAGTACATG GTCTACATGTTCAAGTATGACTCCACCCACGGGCGTTTCAAGGGTGAGGTCAAGATGGAGGGTGACAAGCTGATCATCGATGGGCAGAAGATCACTGTTTTCCACGA GAGGGACCCCGCTAACATCAAATGGGGTGATGCTGGTGCCCAGTACGTGGTGGAGTCCACTGGTGTGTTCACAACCATCGAGAAGGCCTCT ACTCACTTGAAGGGCGGTGCCAAGAGAGTCATCATCTCTGCACCCAGCGCTGACGCTCCCATGTTCGTCATGGGCGTCAACCACGAGAAGTACGACAAGTCCCTGACGGTTGTCAG CAACGCTTCCTGCACAACCAACTGCCTGGCCCCCCTGGCCAAGGTTATCAATGACAACTTCGGCATCATTGAGGGTCTGATG AGCACAGTTCACGCCATCACCGCCACCCAGAAGACAGTGGATGGTCCCTCTGGCAAGCTGTGGAGGGACGGCCGCGGTGCCAGCCAGAACATCATCCCCGCCTCTACCGGGGCTGCCAAAGCTGTCGGCAAGGTCATCCCTGAGCTCAACGG cAAGCTGACCGGCATGGCCTTCCGTGTCCCCACCCCCAACGTGTCCGTGGTCGACCTGACAGTCCGTCTGGAGAAACCC GCCAAATACGAAGACATCAAGAAGGTCGTGAAGGCCGCAGCTGAAGGACCCATGAAGGGCATTCTGGGATACACAGAGCACCAG GTCGTCTCCACAGACTTCAACGGCGACCTCCACTCCTCCATCTTTGATGCCGGCGCTGGCATCGCCCTCAACGACCACTTTGTCAAGCTGGTCTCATG GTACGACAACGAGTTCGCATACAGCAACCGCGTCTGCGACCTGATGGCCCACATGGCCTCCAAGGAGTAA
- the nppcl gene encoding C-type natriuretic peptide-like — protein MLCPVLLCATLLLLTPLEITEARALHPPPDAVQFMEQFLERYNDLLTLDDLENLLNSQPEEQSPSSTGVKAAAEYPKWADAQTQAETPWLRLLKGAMANQKRAEPDRSRRGWNRGCFGLKLDRIGSMSGLGC, from the exons ATGCTGTGTCCTGTGCTGCTTTGTGCCACTCTGCTCCTCCTGACACCTCTGGAGATCACGGAGGCTCGCGCTCTGCACCCTCCTCCTGATGCTGTGCAG TTTATGGAGCAGTTTCTGGAACGCTACAATGACCTTTTGACCCTGGACGACCTGGAGAACCTGTTGAACAGCCAACCAGAGGAGCAGTCCCCCTCCTCCACGGGGGTCAAAGCGGCGGCCGAGTACCCCAAATGGGCTGACGCACAAACGCAGGCTGAGACGCCCTGGCTGCGCCTGCTGAAGGGGGCCATGGCCAATCAGAAACGAGCAGAGCCGGACCGGTCACGGAGGGGATGGAACCGAGGATGCTTTGGGCTGAAACTGGATCGGATCGGGTCCATGAGCGGACTGGGCTGTTAG
- the opn9 gene encoding opsin 9 — protein MGENGSWFVPSSIHPLFLSQLSPYADLAVAAFLTFTGVASVLGNGTVLLVYCRKRKKLRPPELMTINLALCDFGYSLLGGPFFIISSLCHAWVFGETGCLWYGIQGFVFGIGSLLTTCLISLDRCLKICCLRYGQWIERRHVSLSLALVWVYTLFWALLPAFGFGSYGPEPYGTSCTINWWRMRSSLNDRIYILLILVLCFGIPTLTIVASYLAILLTVYRSNRTLASISFSSVSHTSKDMRLTKMAAVVCTTFLLAWMPYAAVSLISALITRDEQEASLQTVVEESTDVASSSPNAPKILDIPSFLNWTATEYYRQIYYNPENKWSNMNNMNSASITGPSDATPRSTMDKEAEPMTRSPQLFSCLPPVVTLIPAMFAKSHCMINPLIYQIMNREFRDDVYVMMFGQEKAERRRMQGRKESLCERSISLSYCQSWKRKRSDPMSLSVGRKNRNLKKQKNQGSRSGGGTDTWADDVSAVADALDFASLDSRQHGKTLQHWCTEDQEGTERVHI, from the exons ATGGGAGAGAATGGCTCCTGGTTTGTCCCCTCGTCCATCCATCCACTGTTCCTCTCCCAACTGTCCCCCTATGCAGACCTAGCCGTCGCTGCCTTCCTCACCTTCACAG GTGTTGCATCAGTGCTGGGCAACGGCACGGTGTTGTTAGTCTACTGTAGGAAACGGAAGAAGCTCAGACCTCCAGAGCTCATGACCATCAACCTGGCCCTTTGCGATTTCGGCTATAGCCTCCTGGGAGGgccatttttcatcatttccaG CCTGTGTCATGCCTGGGTGTTTGGGGAGACAGGGTGCCTTTGGTATGGCATTCAGGGCTTTGTGTTTGGCATCGGCTCTCTGCTCACCACCTGTCTCATCTCTCTGGACCGCTGCCTGAAGATCTGCTGCTTAAGATATG GTCAATGGATTGAGAGGCGCCATGTGTCTCTGTCGCTGGCGCTGGTGTGGGTTTACACATTGTTCTGGGCCTTGCTGCCTGCTTTTGGCTTTGGAAGTTATGGACCAGAACCTTATGGGACCAGCTGCACCATCAACTG GTGGAGAATGAGGTCGTCTCTAAACGACAGGATCTATATTCTCCTCATCCTGGTATTGTGCTTCGGAATTCCCACGCTCACCATCGTTGCTTCATATTTGGCCATCCTCTTGACG GTCTACAGATCTAATCGCACTCTGGCATCTATATCGTTCTCCTCTGTCAGTCACACAAGCAAAGACATGAGACTTACAAAG ATGGCTGCTGTGGTGTGCACCACCTTCCTCCTGGCCTGGATGCCCTATGCGGCCGTGTCTCTGATCTCTGCACTCATTACCAGAGATGAACAAGAGGCATCTTTACAGACTGTGGTGGAGGAGTCTACTGATGTGGCCTCAAGCTCTCCAAATGCTCCAAAGATCCTGGACATCCCCTCATTTCTCAACTGGACCGCTACAGAATATTACAGACAAATCTATTACAATCCTGAGAACAAGTGGAGCAACATGAACAACATGAATTCAGCCTCCATTACCGGCCCGAGTGACGCCACGCCCAGGTCCACCATGGACAAAGAAGCTGAACCCATGACCAGGAGTCCTCAGCTGTTCTCCTGTCTCCCACCTGTAGTCACCTTGATCCCTGCTATGTTTGCCAAGTCCCACTGCATGATCAACCCTTTAATCTACCAGATCATGAACAGGGAGTTCAGGGATGACGTCTATGTGATGATGTTTGGCCAAGAGAAGGCAGAGAGGAGGCGAATGCAGGGGCGGAAAGAGAGCTTATGTGAAA GGAGCATCAGCCTCTCCTACTGCCAGAGCtggaagaggaaaaggagcGACCCCATGTCTTTGTCTGTGGgaagaaaaaacagaaatctgaaGAAACAGAAGAACCAAGGGAGCAGGAGCGGAGGAGGAACAGACACCTGGGCGGATGATGTCTCAGCGGTGGCTGATGCATTGGACTTTGCTTCCTTGGACTCAAGGCAACATGGAAAGACACTGCAGCATTGGTGTACAGAAGACCAGGAGGGAACCGAGAGGGTCCACATCTAG